The Planktothrix sp. FACHB-1365 sequence TGACCCGATTTGTTATTAAATCATTATTATGATCCCATAAAACTTTAACCCGTTGAAATTTCATAATCTTTTCTTTAGATTTCAAGTTATTTTCGTTACAGAAAAAACCGATTGCGGTTTTAATCAGTGCAGGGTTGCTCCTAGCATTTTGGAGAGCCACACTTCAATATTACGAACAGAATTAGCTGGAGGCATCATGGTGGGATCAACCATCGGCTCCACCAGGATTGTAAACATTCCTAAACGGTTTCCCGCCAAAACATCTGTAAATAAGCGATCGCCCACCATAGCCACCTGTTCTACGGGTAAATCCATCGCTTCAACGGCTCGCTTGAGTTTCCGACGAGAGGGTTTACCAGCGCCACTAATGTAGGGCAAATTCAACGTTTCAGCAATACTACCAATCCGAGCTTGGCTAATATTGTTACTCACCAACCATAGACAAGTCTGAGGTTTGAGGGTATCGATCCAACCTTTAAGATGTTCAGACACGGACTTTTCCGTAATCGGAACTAAGGTTTCATCAACATCTAGCACCATTCCTTTAATTTGGTGCTGTTCTAATAGATCCGGTGTCAAATGGACAACGCAATCTCCCAAAACTAAATCAGGTTGTAAGAGTTTCCCCCAAGACATAATAATTATAAAATTTTAGCCCCTTGATTTTAGCCGAAAACGAGGTGACTTGGCGGCATCCTCCCTAAAAGAGTTTTCGTTAGAGGCTGTAGGGGGCAGAGCAATCATCAAGCTGCGATCAGAAATTTCCACCTCCGCGCGATTTCGTCCCCACTGTTCTAAGCCGACTACAATCGTACTGGAAAGAATTGCGCCTTTTGTTAAACGGGGATCAATTTTGCCTTCCGCAATTAACCGTTCAAAAATGGTTTTGAAGGGCACATAAACATCCTGAAACGGTATATTTTCTAAAGGTAAATTACAATCTGAAGATCGATCCACCGTAAACTTTAAATCCTTCGGTGTCACATTCCATAATTCCCCACTCACATGAAGTTGAGCTAAAGAATATTCCAGCACTTTTGGCTCACGAAGTAATTCGGGTAATGTTGAAGGTTTACCCTCATGAACCCCATAATCCATTAAATTAACCGATACGCCAAATCCTTGATGATGTTGTAAATTATAAAAGGTCATATCCGTATGTACCCGGATTTTGCGGTATAAGTCCGACGATTTATCGCCAAAGCACACCTTAGCTCGTAGTTTTAAACGTACACCATCTACCCACTCATACAAGGGAGTTGTAGCTCGATTTCGGTGATCTAATCCCCCATAAGTCCCCCGATAGGTTTTCAGGTTTTCTTGCAGTCCAATATAAAAACTCCCATAACCAGCAGGAATTTGAGACAAACTTAAACTGTCATTGATTAGATAAGCGGAGGGACTACCCCCGACACCGTGATTTCTCCAGTAAAAAAAGTAAGGACAGCGACCTTGAACCGGAGGAGTGCCAACGGGTTCAGACGGGTTAGCTTCCATTAAAATTCGATTGGTCGGGGCGTTGGGATTTTCAGCTTCATTGGGAATACAACTTAACTTTCCCGTTGGCCCTACTTTTTCCTTGTGACTAAATGAACCATAGGCTAGGGTATAAAATCCACCCCGATTACCAATAGCACCGTAACATTTGCCACCAATACCATCAGGACAACGCTCAAAGTAAACAGGACTATCAGGATAATATCCCGCCACTCTGCGAATTTTTAAGCCCGCATCCCAACCCCAAGGAATCAAAGCAGATGGGGGAGTAGGAGTCTGCTGAGAGTGAAGAACT is a genomic window containing:
- a CDS encoding YqeG family HAD IIIA-type phosphatase, translated to MSWGKLLQPDLVLGDCVVHLTPDLLEQHQIKGMVLDVDETLVPITEKSVSEHLKGWIDTLKPQTCLWLVSNNISQARIGSIAETLNLPYISGAGKPSRRKLKRAVEAMDLPVEQVAMVGDRLFTDVLAGNRLGMFTILVEPMVDPTMMPPANSVRNIEVWLSKMLGATLH